Proteins from one Plodia interpunctella isolate USDA-ARS_2022_Savannah chromosome 3, ilPloInte3.2, whole genome shotgun sequence genomic window:
- the mRpL21 gene encoding large ribosomal subunit protein bL21: MSLIRAGLQRLSSVFNNGAGGLLSRLSSNLAPLENKSIPDTKNDVIATCNKLIEENKSRNFAIVHLLGKQWRVTDGDLLVVEGYWPPNIGDKITLDKVLLAASKDFSLIGRPLVQPGLVTVTATIISKGLSHTRTHFKKKRRKQFMRINFQRAQQTMLRINSVEIANKINEAPKNVF, encoded by the exons atgtctttAATTAGAGCTGGATTACAGAGGCTATCAAGTGTTTTTAACAATGGTGCAG GTGGCTTATTGTCAAGATTATCATCAAACCTTGCACCATTAGAAAACAAGTCCATACCTGACACAAAAAACGATGTCATAGCTACATGCAACAAACTAATCGAGGAGAACAAATCCCGGAATTTTGCCATAGTTCATTTATTGGGTAAACAGTGGCGAGTAACTGATGGTGATCTGCTTGTAGTAGAGGGGTATTGGCCACCAAACATTGGAGACAAAATAACACTTGACAAAGTTCTTTTGGCTGCATCTAAAGATTTCTCTCTTATTGGTAGACCCTTAGTGCAGCCAGGATTAGTTACCGTGACTGCTACTATCATATCTAAAGGTCTTTCTCACACTCGCACACACTTTAAGAAGAAGAGAAGGAAGCAGTTTATGAGGATTAACTTCCAGAGAGCTCAGCAAACAATGCTAAGGATAAATTCGGTTGAAATTgccaacaaaattaatgaagctcccaaaaatgtattttaa
- the Rtel1 gene encoding regulator of telomere elongation helicase 1 homolog: MPEIMISGIPVTFPFEPYEVQKAYMGKVIDSLQNNTNALLESPTGTGKTLSLLCSSLAWLLVKKAQLQMNAQVGNFSDHSNSMLHENLKSGAGKAKDNASWGMPKIIYSSRTHSQLTQAMQELKRSSYRHVKAAVLGSRDQMCIHPEVSKETNNTNKVHMCQLRVKSRTCHFYNNVESKKEDRSVKGDEILDIEDLVTVGKKLKCCPYYLSKELKQEADIIFMPYNYILDPKSRKANGVELMNNIIILDEAHNVEKMCEEAASLQIRTTDVALCIDEITHVMRSFSENSEEQMDMSLDNNQPKDFTCDDLCVLKEIMLAFEKAIDEINVGPEGSTFTGGYIFDLLAKAEIKDHNQMAVITLIGNLIQFLSTASASPFQRKGVGLQKMADLLTVVYSGTTHSYKERVKMCYKVHVAVDDKKNKKSEGWGALKVSNAKTVERVLSYWCFSPGFGMKQLMEQNVRSIILTSGTLAPLKPLISELGIPIGVQLENPHIVKANQICVKIIGQGPDSTQLNSNFQNRNNPKYISSLGRTILSFCRVVPDGLLIFFPSYPIMTKCQENWQAEGIWSSINNIKPIFVEPQRKDTFNTIMHDYYSKISDPSTKGACFMAVCRGKVSEGLDFADMNGRAVIITGLPFPPFKDPRIVLKKKYLEELRTKEKDFLSGDEWYSLEATRAVNQAIGRVIRHQNDYGAILLCDTRFNSPKLKGQLSAWLRGHIQVSNKFGETVSEICRFFKNAESALPPPKLKPLLPHESNNISKEYTPVNIGGVSFPTSKTRAVQKSTSKSVTHYPNSNEVYANFSMDFYKKAQSSAYVNEFKPKETKDLFSALDCSNTSAESSQPLVKIHKRSIEETCNMVTVAKKKKLKIKPFGFEENLANSETSHPSLVEKEAPVSLIDFVKEIKTLLHPEQYKKFQLSISLYKKEGDYSKFLQTLKVILENKKMFYLFRGMKRFLKEDHKNIFQEYCDNVKFDS, from the coding sequence atgcctGAAATAATGATATCTGGTATACCAGTAACATTCCCCTTTGAACCATATGAAGTGCAAAAAGCATACATGGGAAAGGTTATAGATAGTCTCCAGAACAACACAAATGCTTTATTGGAATCTCCTACAGGGACAGGAAAGACTCTGAGCTTGCTTTGCTCATCACTAGCTTGGTTGTTAGTCAAGAAAGCACAATTACAAATGAATGCACAGGTCGGAAACTTTTCAGATCATAGCAACTCGATGTTGCATGAGAATTTGAAGTCGGGCGCTGGTAAAGCAAAAGATAATGCTTCATGGGGGATGccgaaaattatatattcatcaAGAACCCACTCCCAGTTAACACAAGCCATGCAAGAGTTAAAGAGATCAAGTTACAGACATGTCAAAGCTGCTGTGTTAGGATCAAGAGACCAAATGTGCATTCATCCAGAGGTATCAAAAGAAACTAACAACACAAACAAAGTTCATATGTGTCAACTTAGAGTAAAATCACGGacatgtcatttttataataatgttgagTCAAAGAAAGAAGATAGATCAGTCAAAGGGGATGAAATATTGGATATTGAAGATTTAGTTACTGTAggtaagaaattaaaatgttgtccgtattatttatcaaaggaACTGAAGCAGGAAgcagatataatttttatgccaTACAACTACATATTGGATCCAAAATCTAGGAAAGCTAATGGAGTGGAGTTGAtgaataatatcattattttagatGAAGCTCATAATGTAGAAAAAATGTGTGAAGAGGCTGCATCATTGCAGATAAGGACCACTGATGTTGCATTGTGTATTGATGAGATCACTCATGTTATGAGGTCTTTTAGTGAAAATTCAGAAGAACAGATGGATATGTCACTTGATAATAATCAACCGAAAGATTTCACATGTGATGACTTGTGTGTCTTGAAAGAAATTATGTTGGCATTTGAAAAAGCAATAGATGAAATTAATGTTGGACCAGAAGGCAGCACATTCACAGGAGGCTACATATTTGATCTTTTAGCTAAAGCTGAAATCAAGGATCATAATCAAATGGCAGTTATTACTTTAATTGGCAACCTGATTCAGTTCTTATCCACAGCTAGTGCATCACCTTTCCAACGTAAAGGAGTTGGATTACAAAAAATGGCTGACTTACTGACTGTGGTGTATAGTGGTACTACTCACTCTTATAAAGAGCGGGTTAAAATGTGTTACAAAGTACATGTTGCTGTTGATGACAAGAAAAACAAGAAAAGTGAAGGATGGGGAGCTTTGAAAGTTAGTAATGCCAAAACAGTTGAGCGGGTTCTCAGCTACTGGTGTTTCAGTCCTGGGTTTGGCATGAAGCAGCTGATGGAACAAAATGTCAGAAGTATAATACTGACCAGTGGAACATTAGCTCCTCTGAAGCCATTGATTTCTGAGCTGGGTATTCCAATTGGGGTCCAACTAGAAAATCCCCATATAGTAAAAGCAAATCagatttgtgtaaaaattataGGCCAGGGGCCAGATTCTACACAGctcaattcaaattttcagAATAGAAATAATCCAAAGTATATTTCTTCTTTAGGCAGGACTATATTAAGTTTTTGCAGGGTGGTGCCAGACGGATTACTAATTTTCTTTCCCTCATATCCTATTATGACAaaatgccaagaaaattggCAAGCAGAAGGCATTTGGTccagtataaataatataaagccTATTTTTGTTGAGCCTCAGAGAAAAGATACTTTCAATACAATCATGCATGattattattctaaaattagTGACCCCAGTACAAAAGGAGCCTGTTTCATGGCTGTATGTAGAGGCAAAGTTTCAGAAGGTTTAGACTTTGCTGATATGAATGGCAGGGCTGTTATAATAACAGGATTACCATTTCCACCGTTTAAAGACCCAAGAATTGTtctcaagaaaaaatatttagaagaaCTCAGGACTAAAGAAAAAGATTTCTTATCAGGAGATGAGTGGTATTCCTTAGAAGCCACAAGAGCAGTAAATCAAGCTATTGGAAGAGTGATAAGACATCAAAATGATTATGGAGCCATTCTACTCTGTGACACTAGATTCAACAGTCCCAAATTGAAAGGCCAGCTGTCAGCTTGGCTAAGAGGTCATATCCAAGTTTCAAATAAGTTTGGTGAAACTGTTAGTGAAATATgtagatttttcaaaaatgccGAAAGTGCTCTGCCACCTCCTAAATTAAAGCCATTGTTACCCCAtgaatctaataatatatctaaagaGTATACTCCAGTCAACATAGGTGGTGTGTCTTTCCCCACATCTAAGACCAGGGCTGTTCAAAAAAGTACAAGCAAATCAGTGACCCATTATCCCAATTCCAATGAGGTTTATGCAAATTTTTCAATGGATTTCTATAAAAAGGCACAATCTTCTGCATATGTCAATGAGTTTAAACCCAAAGAAACCAAGGATCTGTTCAGTGCTTTAGATTGTAGCAACACTTCAGCAGAAAGTTCTCAACCTTTGGTCAAGATTCACAAAAGGAGTATTGAAGAAACATGCAACATGGTTACTGTtgcaaagaagaaaaaattgaagataaaACCTTTTGGTTTTGAAGAGAACCTTGCTAATAGTGAAACTTCACATCCCAGTCTCGTAGAAAAGGAAGCTCCAGTTTCCttgattgattttgttaaagaaataaaaaccttATTACACCCTGAACAATACAAGAAATTTCAATTGTCAATCTCTTTATACAAGAAAGAGGGAGATTACTCAAAATTCTTACAGACATTGAAGGTGATATTggagaacaaaaaaatgttttatttattcagaggCATGAAAAGATTTCTGAAAGAAGACCATAAGAATATTTTCCAAGAATATTGTGATAATGTTAAATTCGATAGTTGA